The proteins below come from a single Anguilla rostrata isolate EN2019 chromosome 3, ASM1855537v3, whole genome shotgun sequence genomic window:
- the creb1b gene encoding cyclic AMP-responsive element-binding protein 1b — MTMESAADSQQGGDTAVTETESQQITQAQIATLAQVSMAVGHGTSTGPTVTLVQLPNGQTVQVHGVIQAAQPSVIQSPQVQTVQISTIAESEDSQESVDSVTDSQKRREILSRRPSYRKILNDLSSDAPGVPRIEEEKSEEDSAPAITTVTVPTPIYQTSSGQYIAITQGGAIQLANNGTDGVQGLQTLTMTNAAAAQQGTTILQYAQTTDGQQILVPSNQVVVQAASGDVQAYQIRTAPTSTIAPGVVMASSPALPSQGAPEEATRKREVRLMKNREAARECRRKKKEYVKCLENRVAVLENQNKTLIEELKALKDLYCHKSE, encoded by the exons ATGACCATGGAATCGGCCGCAGATTCTCAGCAGGGGGGGGACACTGCTGTCACGGAAACGGAGAGCCAGCAGATCACCCAGGCGCAGATCGCCACGCTGGCGCAG GTTTCCATGGCGGTGGGGCACGGGACCTCCACGGGGCCCACGGTGACGCTGGTGCAGCTGCCCAACGGGCAGACGGTGCAGGTGCACGGGGTCATCCAGGCCGCCCAGCCCTCCGTCATCCAGTCCCCCCAGGTGCAGACCGTCCAG ATCTCCACCATCGCGGAGAGCGAGGACTCCCAGGAGTCGGTGGACAGCGTGACGGACTCGCAGAAGCGCCGGGAGATCCTGTCCAGACGACCGTCCTACAG GAAGATCCTGAACGACCTGTCGTCGGACGCCCCCGGGGTCCCCCGGATAGAGGAGGAGAAATCGGAGGAGGACTCCGCCCCCGCCATCACCACGGTTACCGTGCCGACGCCCATCTATCAGACCAGCAGCGGGCAGTACA TCGCCATCACGCAGGGCGGGGCCATCCAGCTGGCCAATAACGGCACAGACGGGGTGCAGGGCCTGCAGACGCTGACCATGACCAACGCCGCGGCCGCCCAGCAGGGCACCACCATCCTGCAGTACGCCCAGACCACCGACGGGCAGCAGATCCTGGTGCCCAGCAACCAGGTGGTGGTGCAAG CTGCCTCTGGGGACGTCCAGGCCTACCAGATCCGCACAGCCCCGACCAGCACCATCGCCCCCGGCGTGGTGATGgcctcctcccctgccctgcccagccAGGGGGCCCCCGAAGAGGCCACCCGCAAGCGAGAAGTCCGTCTCATGAAGAACAG GGAGGCAGCGCGGGAATGCCGCCGGAAGAAGAAGGAGTACGTCAAGTGTCTGGAGAACCGCGTGGCGGTGCTGGAGAACCAGAACAAAACCCTCATCGAGGAACTGAAGGCACTTAAGGACCTGTACTGCCATAAATCTgagtag